The following are encoded in a window of Mannheimia varigena genomic DNA:
- a CDS encoding ABC transporter permease, whose protein sequence is MQSFSFSRPLVWVVIGLLGFLLLPAKALDYGLFDSTKDELFNAMGWSNLNITWAWFLSLFAFLLPNPTACKRRAKLELVGLGLLFAFIFLSAIVLKISLGYAVLPLIIAITGLATNNLAILKVMQGDRFIIGSLISIILLIFFFIVYPTIAIFVSMFYNGDEFVPSQVLTILQQPYVARVVGNSLSVAGTVGVLSTLFGLAFALYTTRIAKRSAFIGRIFSILPIVTPPFVVGLGVTLMLGRSGYVTEFLVEHFGFASNWLYGYTGIVIAHTLALTPMSFMILEGALKSIHPSVEEAAYTLRSNRYQAFFNIIFPLLKPALANSFLVVAIQSLADFSTPLVLGGSFDVIATQIYFYIAGSQLDYASASTLGAILLVFSLAIFVIQYLWIGNRSYVTVSGKSYRGDVQDLPSGMKWLIICTLLFWGTFNLVLYGSIFYGSFTVNWGVDYTLTLDNYIKLFGQGFSDGGFPSLIQTVIFAAAAAPITALFGLLIAYVTVRRDFKGKKTLEFLTLLCFAVPGTVAGVSYILAFNDSPIYLTGTGMIIILSMVMRNMPVGMRAAIAGLGQLDKSLDEASLSLKAGSFKTMLFVVLPLLKPALLSALVTSFVRAMTTVSAIVFLVTADTRVATSYILNRVEDGEYGIAIAYGSILIVVMMAIILIFDWIVGDTRIARSKAKKM, encoded by the coding sequence ATGCAGAGTTTTTCTTTTTCCCGACCGCTTGTATGGGTGGTTATCGGTTTACTCGGTTTTCTCTTATTGCCCGCTAAAGCATTAGATTATGGCTTGTTTGATTCAACAAAAGACGAGCTTTTTAATGCGATGGGTTGGTCAAATTTAAATATCACTTGGGCATGGTTCTTATCGCTTTTTGCATTTTTATTGCCAAATCCGACCGCTTGTAAACGCAGAGCTAAGCTAGAATTAGTCGGCTTAGGTTTATTATTTGCTTTTATTTTCTTATCGGCAATTGTACTCAAAATCAGCTTAGGCTATGCGGTATTGCCTCTGATTATTGCCATTACAGGGCTAGCCACCAATAATCTTGCCATTCTTAAAGTAATGCAGGGCGATCGCTTTATTATCGGCTCATTGATTAGCATTATTTTGCTGATTTTCTTCTTTATTGTTTACCCAACCATTGCGATTTTCGTTTCAATGTTCTACAACGGCGACGAGTTTGTGCCAAGCCAAGTGCTAACCATTTTACAACAGCCTTATGTGGCACGAGTGGTGGGGAACTCGTTATCGGTTGCGGGAACGGTGGGCGTACTTTCCACCCTGTTTGGTTTGGCTTTTGCACTTTATACCACTCGTATTGCTAAACGCTCTGCGTTCATCGGGCGAATTTTCTCGATTTTACCCATTGTTACCCCTCCCTTTGTGGTGGGTTTAGGCGTAACGCTAATGCTTGGGCGTTCGGGCTATGTAACCGAATTTTTAGTGGAACACTTTGGTTTTGCCAGTAACTGGCTCTATGGTTATACCGGGATTGTGATTGCTCACACCCTCGCACTTACACCAATGTCTTTTATGATTTTGGAAGGAGCGTTGAAATCCATTCATCCGTCTGTGGAAGAAGCCGCTTACACCTTGCGTTCTAATCGCTATCAAGCCTTCTTTAACATTATTTTCCCGTTACTCAAACCTGCTCTGGCGAACTCATTCTTAGTGGTGGCAATTCAATCCCTTGCCGATTTCAGTACCCCATTAGTTTTAGGTGGCAGTTTTGATGTGATCGCTACTCAAATCTACTTCTATATTGCCGGCTCGCAACTTGATTATGCCTCAGCAAGTACACTTGGGGCAATCTTGCTCGTATTCTCGCTTGCGATTTTCGTGATCCAATATCTCTGGATCGGCAATCGCTCTTATGTAACGGTATCAGGAAAATCTTATCGTGGCGATGTGCAAGATTTACCAAGCGGTATGAAATGGCTCATTATTTGCACATTGTTGTTCTGGGGAACGTTCAACTTGGTGCTTTACGGCAGCATTTTCTACGGCAGTTTTACTGTGAACTGGGGCGTGGATTACACCTTAACGCTTGATAACTACATCAAGCTGTTCGGGCAAGGCTTTAGCGATGGCGGTTTCCCATCACTCATTCAAACCGTGATTTTTGCCGCTGCTGCCGCTCCAATTACGGCTCTGTTTGGTTTGTTGATTGCTTATGTTACGGTTCGCCGTGATTTCAAAGGCAAAAAAACGTTGGAATTTTTAACTTTACTTTGCTTTGCCGTGCCGGGAACGGTAGCCGGGGTGTCTTACATTCTCGCCTTCAACGATTCACCGATTTATTTAACGGGTACAGGTATGATTATTATCCTCTCAATGGTAATGCGAAATATGCCTGTGGGTATGCGTGCCGCCATTGCCGGTTTAGGGCAATTGGACAAATCGTTAGATGAAGCCTCTCTTTCACTAAAAGCCGGCTCATTTAAAACAATGTTGTTTGTGGTGTTACCACTCCTCAAGCCAGCCTTGCTTTCCGCTTTAGTAACTAGCTTCGTGCGGGCAATGACTACCGTGAGTGCAATTGTATTCTTAGTTA
- a CDS encoding glycine zipper 2TM domain-containing protein: protein MKSILKVVGVAVLAVAVSGCNNMTKSQRNTAIGAAVGGVAGHAIGNSTGATLGGAALGGVIGSQIK, encoded by the coding sequence ATGAAATCTATTTTAAAAGTTGTTGGTGTAGCAGTTTTAGCGGTTGCAGTATCAGGCTGTAACAATATGACCAAATCGCAACGTAATACGGCGATTGGTGCAGCTGTTGGTGGCGTTGCAGGACACGCAATTGGTAATTCAACCGGTGCAACCTTAGGTGGCGCGGCACTTGGTGGTGTAATTGGTAGCCAAATTAAGTAA
- a CDS encoding ABC transporter substrate-binding protein produces the protein MKLKKLALTASTLLLGSLFTQSVLAEGRLTVYCSATNELCEQEIQAFGKKYDVKVSFVRNGSGSTLAKIEAEKNNPQADVWYGGTLDPHSQAAEMGLLEPYQSPNLTQIIEKFRDPAKLKGNYSSAVYMGILGYGVNLDRLKKLGIEKVPTTWEELLDPRLAGEIQIADPQSSGTAYTAIATFVQLWGEEKAFEYFRKLHKNISQYTKSGITPARNTARGETTIGIGFLHDYAIEKKNGANIEMTAPTDGTGYELGGVSILKGARNLENAKLFVDWSLSKEAQELSWQKGNAFQVLTNTTAEASPYALNPKDLNLIDYNFKKYGSSEERKRLIDKWVNEVKLAK, from the coding sequence ATGAAATTAAAAAAATTGGCTTTGACAGCATCTACTTTATTGCTCGGTTCATTATTTACTCAATCAGTATTGGCGGAAGGTCGTTTAACGGTTTATTGTAGTGCTACTAACGAGCTTTGCGAGCAAGAAATTCAAGCGTTCGGTAAGAAATATGATGTAAAAGTTTCGTTTGTGCGTAATGGTTCGGGCAGCACATTAGCGAAAATTGAAGCGGAAAAAAATAACCCTCAGGCGGATGTTTGGTACGGCGGTACGCTTGATCCGCATTCACAAGCGGCAGAAATGGGCTTGTTAGAACCTTATCAATCGCCAAACCTTACCCAAATTATCGAAAAATTCCGTGATCCTGCAAAATTAAAAGGCAACTATTCTTCTGCGGTGTATATGGGGATTTTAGGCTACGGGGTGAACTTAGATCGCTTGAAAAAACTCGGTATCGAGAAAGTGCCGACCACTTGGGAAGAGTTACTTGACCCACGCTTAGCAGGCGAAATTCAAATTGCAGACCCGCAAAGCTCAGGTACTGCTTATACGGCGATTGCGACTTTCGTGCAACTTTGGGGTGAAGAAAAAGCCTTTGAATACTTCCGTAAATTACACAAAAATATCTCACAATACACCAAGTCAGGCATTACGCCGGCTCGTAACACCGCTCGAGGCGAAACTACTATCGGTATCGGCTTCTTACACGACTATGCTATTGAGAAGAAAAACGGAGCAAATATTGAGATGACTGCTCCCACTGATGGTACAGGCTATGAGCTTGGTGGTGTGAGTATCTTAAAAGGGGCGAGAAATCTTGAAAATGCGAAATTGTTCGTGGATTGGTCGCTTTCTAAAGAAGCTCAAGAACTCTCTTGGCAAAAAGGGAATGCGTTCCAAGTTTTAACGAATACGACAGCAGAAGCCTCGCCTTATGCTCTTAATCCAAAAGATTTAAACTTAATTGACTACAATTTTAAGAAATATGGTTCAAGCGAAGAGCGTAAACGCTTGATTGACAAATGGGTTAATGAAGTTAAATTAGCGAAATAA